In Bdellovibrionales bacterium CG10_big_fil_rev_8_21_14_0_10_45_34, one genomic interval encodes:
- a CDS encoding protease HtpX: MAIAKRVFLFLVVNLLVIVTISVISSVFGLHRMPQFPGMIAFCALWGFGGAFISLLLSKTIAKWSMKVKLIDPLVRDPAQKELVETVHGLARRAGLNKMPEVGIYDSPEMNAFATGPSKNNSLVAVSSGLLRSMNKNEVEGVLGHEIAHIANGDMVTMTLIQGVVNSFVLFLSRIIAGFAAQFVRDEIRGIVHIVAVLVLDIAFTILGSMVTAYYSRTREFRADSGGAKYAGKDKMVAALKALQSRFEPYDEGEAAQAMQAFKINSQPKGWLHLFSTHPSLKLRIEKLERARV, encoded by the coding sequence ATGGCAATAGCCAAACGAGTTTTTTTGTTTTTGGTGGTCAACCTTTTAGTTATCGTTACGATCTCTGTAATTTCTAGTGTATTTGGCCTTCATCGCATGCCGCAGTTTCCGGGGATGATCGCCTTTTGTGCGCTCTGGGGATTCGGCGGTGCTTTTATTTCACTTCTTCTTTCAAAAACTATCGCCAAATGGTCGATGAAAGTGAAATTGATCGATCCGTTGGTGCGAGACCCCGCACAAAAAGAGTTGGTTGAAACAGTTCACGGTTTAGCTCGTCGCGCGGGACTTAATAAAATGCCAGAGGTTGGTATTTACGACAGTCCCGAAATGAATGCATTCGCTACCGGACCTTCAAAAAATAATTCTCTCGTAGCAGTGTCGTCCGGGTTACTCAGATCAATGAACAAGAATGAGGTTGAGGGTGTTCTCGGTCATGAAATTGCTCACATAGCAAATGGTGATATGGTGACGATGACACTCATACAGGGCGTCGTTAACTCCTTTGTCCTTTTTCTTTCAAGAATCATCGCGGGGTTCGCGGCCCAGTTTGTTCGAGACGAAATAAGAGGAATTGTTCATATAGTTGCAGTTCTTGTGCTTGATATAGCATTTACAATTCTTGGTTCCATGGTGACTGCGTATTATTCGCGCACAAGAGAGTTTCGAGCCGATAGCGGTGGTGCCAAGTACGCGGGTAAAGATAAAATGGTTGCAGCTCTTAAGGCTTTACAGAGTCGATTTGAACCCTACGACGAGGGTGAGGCGGCGCAAGCAATGCAGGCCTTCAAAATCAATTCACAGCCGAAGGGATGGCTTCACCTTTTTTCGA